The sequence GTGGAATGCGGTGCCCAGCAACGCATGTGGATCGGGTCGCGTCGGCAGCCGGCGCCGCAGCCGCTGCGCCACCGTGTCGGGGTCGCGGCCGAGTTCGACCATGGTGCTCACCGAAATCTGCGCGGGCAGCGAGGGCGCGGGCCGGTCGGTCGCGCGGTCACGTTCGGCCAGCAGCGCGTCGACGTCTGCTGCCCAGCCCTCGTCAGCGTCGCCGGGAGCCGGCTGGACCGTTCCGGCCATCGCCTGCGCGACCAGCTCGGCGCCCCGGTCGACGTCGCCGCGCCGGTGCCCGGCAGGGCCAGCCGGCCACACCGCCTCGACCACCTTGTCCCGCAGCGGATTCGGCTCGCCGTCGGCGGGGGCGGGGGCCCAGTGCTCGATAACCCCGCACGGGTCGCCGGCGGCGCCCGACTGCTCGATGATGTCTTTGAGCTCACGCAGGAACTCCGACGGTCCGCGCGGCTTGGCCTCGGTGGGCCCCCAGTGATGAGCCGACAGCAGCAGTGTGTCCTCGGCTCTGGTCAGCGCCACATACAGCAGTCGGCGCTCCTCGTCGACGCGGCGCTGCTCGAGAAGCTTCTTGTGGTCGAAAATCTTGTCCGACAACTTCTTTCGGTCGTTCACGTCGGAGGTGTCCAGGACGGGCACACCGTGTTCAGACATGGTGGCGCGGTCGCCGCGCAGCAACGGCGGCAACTCACCTGCATCGGTGAGCCACGTGCGGGTGGTACCGGTCGACGGGAAAACCCGGCCGCTGAGGTGCGGCACCGCCACCACTTGCCACTCCAGCCCCTTGGCCGCGTGGACGGTGAGGATCTGCACCCTGTCGGGGGCGACGCCAACCTCCGCAGGCGCCAGCCCGTCCTCCACGTCCGCGGCCGCATCGAGGTAGGCCAGCAGCCCGGACAGCGTGGCTGCGGGGCGAGCGGCGAAGTCGGCGACCACGTCGGCGAACGCGTCGAGGTGCTCGGTGCCCGCCCATCCCGCGGAAACCGGCTGCCCCGCACGGGCCTCGACGTCGACACCGAGGGCCCGGCGCACCTCGGCGACCAGCTCGGGCAGCGGATGCGACAGATGCGCGCGCAACGCGGTCAGCTCGCGGCCCAGCGCCACGATTCGGGCGTACCCGGTCGTCGAGTACACCGTCGCCGGGCCTGGATCGCAGACGGCGTCGGCCAGGCACGCCGCGTCGGCGTCGGGGGCGGCCTGCGCCACGACCCGCGCGGCCACCCCGTCGTCGATGCCGGGGCCGACGTCGTCGAGGTCGACCGCGCGGCGCCACAGCGCGGCGATGTCGCGTCCCCCCAGCCGCCACCGCGGACCGGTGAGCACCCGCATGGCGGCGCTGCCGGCAGTGGGCTCGGCAAGCAACCGCAACATCGCCACCACGTCGGCGACCTCGGGCACGTCGAGCAGGCCGGCCAGGCCCACCACCTCGACCGGGACTCCGCGGGCGCTCAGCGCATCGGCCATCGGCGCGGCATCGGCGTTGCGGCGCACCAACACCGCGGCGGTCGGGGGCGCGCCGGCGTCGGTTCGCGCCCGGTGGTAGAGGCTCGCGATGTGGTCTGCCACCCAGTCCCGTTCGGACACCACGTCGTTGAGCAGCGCGCACCGGATGGTGCCTTGCTCGGCGTCGGGGCGGGGACGCAGGGTGCGCACCGCGACCGAGCGTCGACGCGCGTGCGCGGAGACCGCGTTGGCCAGGTACAGCGCGCGCGGCGGGTTACGCCAGCTGGTCCGCAGCTCCAGGGTGGGCGCCAGGGTGCCGTCCGAGCGTGGAAAGTCGGTGGTGAACCGCGGCAGGTTGGTGGCCGAGGCGCCGCGCCAGCCGTAGATCGACTGAATGGGGTCGCCGACCGCGGTCAACGCCAGCCCGTCGTCGACGCCACCGCCGAACAGCGCCGACAGCGCCACCCGCTGCGCATGGCCGGTGTCTTGGTACTCGTCGAGCAGCACCACCCGGTAGCGGCTGCGAAGTTGTTCCCCGACATGGGGAAACGACGAGGCCAGCCGGGCAGCAGCGGCCATCTGCATGCCGAAGTCCATGACCTTCTCGTCACGCATCCGCTGGTGCAGCGCGTCGATCAGCGGCACCAGCTCGGTGCGCTCGGTCTGGGTCGACAACAGCCGCAGCAGCCACTGGCTGGGCCCGCGGTCACGTTGATAGGGCCCGGCCGGCAGCGTGTGCACCAGCCGCTCCAGTTCGACATGGGTGTCACGCAGCTGATCGGTGTCGACCAAATGCTCGGCGAGTTGACCCGCCAGCCGCAACACCATCGAGGTGATGGCCGCCGGCGTCTTGTCCGTCTCCAGCTCGGGATGCTCGCACACCACCCGAAAGGCCAACTGCCACAACTCGGTTTCGCTGAGCAGACGGGTTTCGGGCTCGACCGGCAGGAGCAGTCCGTGCTCGCGCAGCAGGTTGCCGGCGAACGCGTGATAGGTGCTGATGGTGGCCGGCTCGTCACAGCCGGCGCAGGCGCCCGTCTCGGCGTCGGGCAACAGGCCGGCTCCGGCCAGCCGGGCCAGCCGGGTGCGGACCCGCCGCTGTAGCTGCGCGGCGGCCTTGCGGGTGAACGTCAGCCCGAGCACTTCGCCGGGCCTGGCATACCCGTTGGCGACCAACCACACCACCCGCGCGGCCATCGTCTCGGTCTTGCCCGCACCGGCGCCCGCGATGACCACCAGCGGCCCCGGTGGGGCGGCGATCACCGCGGCCTGCTCGTCGGTCGGCGGGAAAAGGCCGAGCCGATCGGCGAGTTCGGCGGGGCTGTAGCGCTGCGTCATGACCGGCCCCCGATCGCCGCCTGGGCCGGGCACATCGCCCGCACCGGGCAGTGGCTGCAGCCGTCGTTGATGCGCGCGACGAACTGCGGTCCCTGGGTGCCGGCGGCGGCGCGGCGCACAGTCTCACGCCATTGGGCATGCGCGTCGGCGGTCAACGCGTCCTGCTCCCGCTCGCACGCGCCCGAGGTGTTCGTCTTGCCGAGGTAGACCAGGCGTCCACCGCCCGGTGACTCCCCTTGGGACACCAGGCCTTCGGCGACGGCCAGTTGGTACATCGCCAGTTGGGCGTGACGCTGCGCGTCGTCTTTGGTGACCGGCCTCTTGCCGGTCTTGATGTCGATCGCCACCAGCCGGCCGGCGTTGTCGCGCTCGATGCGGTCCACCCGGCCCCGCACCCGCACCTGCGGCCCGCCGTCGACACCGGATGCGATGACCCCGTCGACGTCGACCTCGGTACCGACCTCGGTCAGCTCGCGGCGGCTCTGCGCCCGCCACTGCAGGAACGTGGACAGCATCACCCGGTGGCGGGCGAGTTCGTTGTCGGCATACCAGGCGGAGTCGAACGGCAGGTTGTCCCAGACTTTCTCCAGTTCGTTGAGCAGCTGGCTCTCGGACTTGCCGGGCTCGGCCACCAGCGCGTGCACCAACGAGCCGATCGCCGAGCGCACGTCGCGCCCGTCGGCGCCGCCGTGGCGTTCGAGCAGCCAGCGCAGCGGACAATCGGTCAGGATCTGCAGTGTCGACGGTGACAGCGTGACGGTGTGCTCCCCACACCACAGGGGTTCGTCGGTGGAGACCGGTGTCATGACGTACCACTGCGCGGGGTCCGCGCCGGGAACCCCGGCGGCAGCCAGCCGGGCCAGTTGCGTTGCCGCACAGGTGCGGACGCGGTCGTCGACGGCACCGTCGGGAGCGCACACCACCGCCCGCAGCCGGCCCACCAGCGCCGCGGGGGCCAACAGCCGCGGCGCCGTGACGGGTGCCGTCTCCGGGTCGGCGTCGGGGGCGATGCCGGCCAGCTCGTACCAGAACGAGGACGGCAGCATCGATTCAACGCCGTTGTCGCTGTCGACTGCGGTGACCAACAACCGGTGGCGAGCCCGCCCCATCGCGGCGATCAGCAGCCGGCGCTCCTCGGCCAGCAGGGGCGCCCGCGCCGACAACCCGCGGTCGTCGTGCGTCGCGACGCCGTCGAGGACGTCGACCAGCTGTTGGGTGCCCAGCACCCCGCCACGCGGAACGGTGTTGGGCCACAGCCCTTCCTGTACACCGGCGAGCACCACGAGATCCCATTCGCGGCCCAGTGCGGCATGCGCGCTGAGCACGGTGACCGCCTCGGTGTCGCGCTCGTCGCGTGGGGCGGCTGGCGTCCCGAGCCCCGAAACGTAGTCGACGAGACCCCGCAGCGACGCGCCCGCGGTGTGGTTGACGTACTGCTCCGCCGCGTCGAACAGCGCGGTGACCGCGTCGAGGTCGCGGTCGGCCTGGGCGCCTGTGCTGCCGCCGCGTTCACTGGCGGTCAGCCAGCGCCGCTGCAGACCGGACCGGTGCCACGCCTGCCAGAGGGTGTGGCGCGGGTCCTTGCCCTCGTCGACGGTGCGACGCGCGGCGGTCAACACCGCACGGACACGCCGGATCGGACGGTCCAGATGGCCGGGCAACGCGTCGGTGCCATCCTCGAGCGCCGCGACCAGCAGGTCGGAGAAGGCGCGCGGCGGTCGGCTGCCGTCGGCGCGGCGCAGGGTGCGACGCAGCTGCCGCAGCGACACCGGGTCCACCCTGCCGATGGGCCCGGTCACCAACGCAAGCGCGCGCTCACCGTCGAGGCCGTGCGCGGTGGCGTCGAGCACCGTCAACAAGGCCTGCACAGCGGGTTGATCGGCCAACGCGACGCCCGTGCCCGCCATCTCGACCGGCACGCCCGCCCCCTCCAGCGCCCGGGCCACCGCGGCTCCGAGCCGCGGCACCGACCGCACGATCACCGCCATCTGCGACCACGGCAGCCCGTCGACGAGGTGTGCGCGGCGCAGCGTGTCGGCGATGAGCGCCGATTCCGCGTGCGATGAGGCGGCGATGCGCACACGCAACGAGCCCTGCGCATCCGCGGCGCCGGTCAGGTTTCGGCCCGGGTCGGCGCCGGGCAGCCGCCGCGCTGTCGCCGTGATCGCCTCGGCGATCGCCGGTGCGCAGCGATGCGACCGGGTCAACGCGATCGCCGGCTCCTCGCCGCGCAGCAGCGCAGGGTCTGCGCCGCGGTAGCCGAACACCGCCTGGTTGGGATCTCCTGCGACGACCGTGAGTTCGGCCCCCTCGGCGAGCACCCGCACCAGCCGGGCCGCCTGCGGATCCAGCTGCTGGGCGTCGTCGACCAGAAGCAGCTTCACCCGCGCGCGTTCACCGGCGAGCAGGTCCGCGTCGGTGGCGAACGCTTCCAGCGCCGCCCCGACGAGTTCGGCAGCGCCCAGGGCTGGGATGGTGGCCTGCGGCGCGGCCATGCCGACCGCGGAGCGCAGCAGCATGATCTGTTCGTAGGCCTGCGCAAACTGGCCTGCGGCCAGCCACTCCGGACGACCTGCGCGACGGCCGATGCGTTGCAGCTCAACGGGATCCACCCCGCGTTCGGTGCAACGCGCCAGCAGGTCGCGCAGCTCGGTGGCGAACCCGGAGGTGCCCAGCGCCGGACGCAGATGGCCCGGCCAGGCAACCGCGGACGCGTCGCCGTCCTCGAGGTCGCCGGCGAGCAGTTCGCGGATGATGCCGTCCTGCTCGGCGCTGGTGATCAGCCGCGGCGGCGGGTCACCGTTGCGTTGGGCGGCCAGCCGCAGCACCGCGAAGGCGTAGGAGTGCACGGTGCGGACCAGCGGTTCCCGCACCACCGTGCGGTCACCTGCCTGCAGCAGCGTCGCCGTGACGGCGGCCCTGGCCTGAGCGCCGAGCCGGGCCGAACCCGTCAGCAGCAGAACCGATTCGGGGTCCCCCCCGGCGGCGATGTGCGCGGCGGCGGTCCGGATCAGCAGCGTGCTCTTTCCGGTGCCGGGGCCCCCGACGACGCGGAATCTCCCGCGCAGACCCGGTTCGGCAAGCGCGGCCGGCGTCAGTTCGGTGTGCGGTGCGGACATGAGGGCATGACATCACGGGGGTCTGACAAGTGGCCCCGACCGCTGATGGCAGCATCACGTCTGTGACCGCCAAGCTGCATGTACACCGGTACGGCCCGGACCAACCCGCCGACGTGTTGGCCATTCACGGCCTGACCGGACACGGTCAGCGGTGGCAGACGTTGGCGATGCGGCATCTGGCCGAGTTCGCCGTCGCGGCACCGGACCTGATCGGGCACGGCCGGTCGTCGTGGGCGGCGCCGTGGACGCTGGACGCCAACGTCGACGCGTTGGCGGCGCTGATCGAGGCGGACGCACCGGTGGTGGTGGTGGGGCATTCGTTCGGCGGCGCGGTGGCGCTCAACCTCGCTGCGGCCCGGCCCGACCTGGTCGCGGCGCTGGTGCTGCTCGACCCGGCCGTCGGCTTGGACGGGGAATGGATGCGCGACATCGCCGACGACATGCTGGCCTCCCCGGACTACACCGACCGCGCCGTAGCCCGCGCCGAGAAGGCCAACGGGTCCTGGGGTGAGGTGGATCCGGCCGAGTTGGACCGCGAACTCGACGAGCACCTGGTCGAGTTGCCCGACGGCCGGGTCGGTTGGCGGATCAGCATCCCGGCGATGATGTCGTATTGGAGCGAGCTGGCCCGCCCGATCACGTTGCCGCCCAAGGGCACGCCGACCACGCTGGTGCGCGCCGGGCGGACCCGGCCGGCCTACGCGTCCGATGAACTGATCGCGTCGCTGGGCGATCGGCTGGGAGCGCACTTCACGTTGGTGCAGTGGGATTGTGAACACATGGTCGCCCAGGCGCGGCCCGCCGACACCGCGGCGCTGATCCGTGACGCGTTGAAACGGCGTTAGCGATGGCGGCGGTCACCGACGAGCAGGTGGAGACCGTGCGTGCGTTGGTCGCCGCCATACCGCCCGGCCGGGTGTCGACCTACGGCGACATCGCCGAGGCCGCAGGGCTTTCCAGCCCACGCATCGTCGGCTGGATCATGCGCACGGACTCCTCGGATCTGCCGTGGCATCGGGTGATCCGGGCGTCGGGCCGGCCCGCCGCGCACCTGAAAAGCCGGCAACTCGAGTTGCTACGTGCCGAAGGCGTGCTGGCCGACGACGGGCGGGTGCGGCTGGCCGAAGTGCGCCACCGATTCTAGATGCCGAGCAGACGCGAAAACCCCCTCTGCCGTGCAAATTTGGGGGTTTTCACGTCTGCTCGCGCCCTAAATCACCAGCCGCACCAACGCGGCCGTGCGGGCCAGGCCGGGGAACGCCGCGGCCGTCGACCTCGGATGCAGCGCATGCACCGCGATGCGGAACATCAACGCGCGCAGCAGCATTTGCGGCCACTCCGGCAGTGCATTCCATCGTTCGATGAGTCCGTCGTCGGCCTCCCCCCACGACAGTGCATCGACGACGGCGACCCCGGCCCCCCACGACGCCGGGCGCCAGTACGGGGTGATGTCGGTGATGCCCGGAGCGGCGGTGCCCGCGAAAAGCACTGTGCCGTAGAGGTCGCCGTGGACCAACTGGCTCGGGCTCTTGGTCGGCCTGCGCAGGGTGGCGAGCTGGTTGAGCAGTTCGATCGAGCGCTGTCCGTCGGCCGACCCCGGCGCGACCCGGGCACCCGGCGGCAGCGAGTGCAGCGGGCGCTCCTCCCACGCGGCGCGATCGGCGGCGATGAACACGTCGACGTCGGTCCACGGCGCGACCGGCGGCTGGGTCAGAAAACGCGGCCGTTCGAGTTTGGCGGTCGCTTCGTGGAGCCGCACCGCGGCCGAAACCACCTCGTCGTGGCGGGGTTCGGGGCTTCCCGCGACGAACGTGTCGGCTCGCCAGCCGGCCACCACGTAACGACCGTCGGTCGAGCGGACCGGGCGGGCCAGCCGCACCCCGTCGACGAACAACGTCTCACGTACCTTTGCCGACCAAGCGGCGCGGGCGTGGTCGGCCACCATCGAGAGCACGACTTCGCCGCAGCGCCAGCCGCCCTCCCAACTCGATCCGAGCGGGACCGGCTGCACACCGGTCAGCCCGAACGCCGCCAGCACATGTTCCGGCGGACCATCGACTGTCACGAGCTCAGCCTAAGCCGGAAATGGGCAAACTCGGCGTTAGTACATCACCATGTCGGGTTCGAGTTGCTTGCCCCATGCCACAATTCCGCCCTGCACGTGCATGGCGTCGGAGAAGCCGGCCTTCTTCGCGATGGCCAGCACCTCGGCCGAGCGCACCCCGGTCTTGCAGTAGAACACCGGTGTCCGGTCGACGGGCAGTTTGGCCAGCGCCTCACCGGATTCGAAGGCCGACTTGGGGATCAGCTCCGCGCCGTCGATGCGGTTGATCTCCCACTCGACGGGTTCGCGCACGTCGATCAGGGCCAGCGGCTTGCCCGAATCCATCAACTCCCGAAGCTCCAGCGGGGTGATCGTGGAATCGGCGGCCGCCTCGGTGGCCACATCGGACACCACGCCGCAGAATTCCTCGTAGTCGATCAGCTCGGTGATCTTCGGGGTGGCGGGGTCCTTGCGGATCTTGATGGTACGGTAGCTCATCTCGAGCGCGTCGTAGACCATCAGCCGCCCCAGCAGCGGTTCACCGATACCGGTGATCAGCTTGATCGCCTCGGTTCCCATGACCGAGCCGACCGACGCGCACAGGATGCCCAGCACCCCGCCTTCGGCGCACGACGGCACCATCCCCGGCGGTGGCGGTTCGGGGTAGAGGTCGCGGTAGTTCAGGCCGGCCCCGTTGGGCGCGTCCTCCCAGAACACCGAGATCTGACCCTCGAAGCGGTAGATGGAGCCCCACACGTACGGCTTGCCGGCCAGCACCGCGGCGTCGTTGACCAGATAGCGGGTGGCGAAGTTGTCGGTGCCGTCCAGGATCAGGTCGTACTGCGCGAACAGGTCGACGGCGTTTTCCGGCTCCAGGCGGAACTCGTGCAGCCGCACGTCGATCAAGGGGTTGATCTCGAGGATGGAGTCGCGCGCGCTCTGCGCCTTGGGCCGGCCGATGTCGGCCTGGCCGTGGATGACCTGGCGTTGCAGGTTGGACTCGTCGACGACGTCGAAGTCGATGATGCCGATGGTGCCCACCCCGGCGGCGGCCAGGTACAACAACGCCGGGGATCCCAGCCCGCCGGCGCCGATGACCAGCACCCGGGCGTTTTTCAGGCGCTTCTGCCCGTCCACCCCGAGGTCGGGGATGATCAGATGACGGCTGTAGCGCGCAACCTCTTCGCGCGTGAGTTCGGCCGCCGGTTCAACCAGCGGCGGCAACGGCGTCGACACCGAATTACTCCTTGATTGGCTGTCCTACCTCAACAATAGGCACCATCCACAACGCCGAATCGACCGTGGGGCTTCCCGGCGTTGGCACGCACGTTCGCGGGGAACCACCCCGGGTTCAGGCGATCGGGTAGGGCCAGGGGTTGAAGCGGCAGGTCTTGCCGTCGGGGTTGACCGTGCCCGGGTCGAACCGGGCCGCGTCGTTGTTGTTGGTGGAGAACGTCTGCTGCATCATGATCGGCGCGAGCTCGCCGTTTTCCGGGCACTGCTCGTGACGCTGATAGCCGATGGCGTGGCCGACCTCATGGTTGATCAGGTACTGACGGTACGAGCCCACGTCACCCTGAAACGGCACCGCGCCGCGGACCCACCGGGCCTCGTTGACGAACACCCGCGGCTGTCCGTCGGCGTAGGCCGGGTTGTAGCAGGACGCCTCGAGCTGAATGTCGTAGCCGCAGCCCTCGCGGATCGTCATCGGTGTGGTCAACGACACCCGGAAATCGGGCTGGATCCCCGAGGTGTCGTCGACGCGGATGAACGCGAACTGCGGGTTGTGCGTCCAGCTCTTGGGATTGGCCAGGGTCTCGCTGACCATCCTGGCGAACCCGTCGTCACCGCCGAACGTCGTGGTGTCGATCCCGTCCTCCACCTCCACGGTGTAGGTGAACACCTTGGCGGTGCCCTCCCCCACCTGCGGGGCGGCGCCGGGAACGACGTGCCAGGTCTTGGCTCCGGCCTGTGTGAACGGCCCACCCGCCGGAAGGATCCCGGTTGGCAGGTTGGCGTCGAACTCGGTCAGCCCCTTGGGCGGGGCGC comes from Mycolicibacterium pulveris and encodes:
- a CDS encoding ATP-dependent helicase codes for the protein MTQRYSPAELADRLGLFPPTDEQAAVIAAPPGPLVVIAGAGAGKTETMAARVVWLVANGYARPGEVLGLTFTRKAAAQLQRRVRTRLARLAGAGLLPDAETGACAGCDEPATISTYHAFAGNLLREHGLLLPVEPETRLLSETELWQLAFRVVCEHPELETDKTPAAITSMVLRLAGQLAEHLVDTDQLRDTHVELERLVHTLPAGPYQRDRGPSQWLLRLLSTQTERTELVPLIDALHQRMRDEKVMDFGMQMAAAARLASSFPHVGEQLRSRYRVVLLDEYQDTGHAQRVALSALFGGGVDDGLALTAVGDPIQSIYGWRGASATNLPRFTTDFPRSDGTLAPTLELRTSWRNPPRALYLANAVSAHARRRSVAVRTLRPRPDAEQGTIRCALLNDVVSERDWVADHIASLYHRARTDAGAPPTAAVLVRRNADAAPMADALSARGVPVEVVGLAGLLDVPEVADVVAMLRLLAEPTAGSAAMRVLTGPRWRLGGRDIAALWRRAVDLDDVGPGIDDGVAARVVAQAAPDADAACLADAVCDPGPATVYSTTGYARIVALGRELTALRAHLSHPLPELVAEVRRALGVDVEARAGQPVSAGWAGTEHLDAFADVVADFAARPAATLSGLLAYLDAAADVEDGLAPAEVGVAPDRVQILTVHAAKGLEWQVVAVPHLSGRVFPSTGTTRTWLTDAGELPPLLRGDRATMSEHGVPVLDTSDVNDRKKLSDKIFDHKKLLEQRRVDEERRLLYVALTRAEDTLLLSAHHWGPTEAKPRGPSEFLRELKDIIEQSGAAGDPCGVIEHWAPAPADGEPNPLRDKVVEAVWPAGPAGHRRGDVDRGAELVAQAMAGTVQPAPGDADEGWAADVDALLAERDRATDRPAPSLPAQISVSTMVELGRDPDTVAQRLRRRLPTRPDPHALLGTAFHDWVQRFYHAERLFDLDDLPGAVDRDTGVMDELAELQAAFAVSPWAARTPLDVEVPFDMMIGGRVVRGRIDAVFAEPDGGATVVDWKTGEPPATPEVKRHAAVQLAVYRLAWAQLHGCPLESVRAAFHYVRTGTTVAPERLPDVEELTQLLEAPAA
- a CDS encoding ATP-dependent helicase — translated: MSAPHTELTPAALAEPGLRGRFRVVGGPGTGKSTLLIRTAAAHIAAGGDPESVLLLTGSARLGAQARAAVTATLLQAGDRTVVREPLVRTVHSYAFAVLRLAAQRNGDPPPRLITSAEQDGIIRELLAGDLEDGDASAVAWPGHLRPALGTSGFATELRDLLARCTERGVDPVELQRIGRRAGRPEWLAAGQFAQAYEQIMLLRSAVGMAAPQATIPALGAAELVGAALEAFATDADLLAGERARVKLLLVDDAQQLDPQAARLVRVLAEGAELTVVAGDPNQAVFGYRGADPALLRGEEPAIALTRSHRCAPAIAEAITATARRLPGADPGRNLTGAADAQGSLRVRIAASSHAESALIADTLRRAHLVDGLPWSQMAVIVRSVPRLGAAVARALEGAGVPVEMAGTGVALADQPAVQALLTVLDATAHGLDGERALALVTGPIGRVDPVSLRQLRRTLRRADGSRPPRAFSDLLVAALEDGTDALPGHLDRPIRRVRAVLTAARRTVDEGKDPRHTLWQAWHRSGLQRRWLTASERGGSTGAQADRDLDAVTALFDAAEQYVNHTAGASLRGLVDYVSGLGTPAAPRDERDTEAVTVLSAHAALGREWDLVVLAGVQEGLWPNTVPRGGVLGTQQLVDVLDGVATHDDRGLSARAPLLAEERRLLIAAMGRARHRLLVTAVDSDNGVESMLPSSFWYELAGIAPDADPETAPVTAPRLLAPAALVGRLRAVVCAPDGAVDDRVRTCAATQLARLAAAGVPGADPAQWYVMTPVSTDEPLWCGEHTVTLSPSTLQILTDCPLRWLLERHGGADGRDVRSAIGSLVHALVAEPGKSESQLLNELEKVWDNLPFDSAWYADNELARHRVMLSTFLQWRAQSRRELTEVGTEVDVDGVIASGVDGGPQVRVRGRVDRIERDNAGRLVAIDIKTGKRPVTKDDAQRHAQLAMYQLAVAEGLVSQGESPGGGRLVYLGKTNTSGACEREQDALTADAHAQWRETVRRAAAGTQGPQFVARINDGCSHCPVRAMCPAQAAIGGRS
- a CDS encoding alpha/beta hydrolase; this encodes MTAKLHVHRYGPDQPADVLAIHGLTGHGQRWQTLAMRHLAEFAVAAPDLIGHGRSSWAAPWTLDANVDALAALIEADAPVVVVGHSFGGAVALNLAAARPDLVAALVLLDPAVGLDGEWMRDIADDMLASPDYTDRAVARAEKANGSWGEVDPAELDRELDEHLVELPDGRVGWRISIPAMMSYWSELARPITLPPKGTPTTLVRAGRTRPAYASDELIASLGDRLGAHFTLVQWDCEHMVAQARPADTAALIRDALKRR
- a CDS encoding MGMT family protein; this translates as MAAVTDEQVETVRALVAAIPPGRVSTYGDIAEAAGLSSPRIVGWIMRTDSSDLPWHRVIRASGRPAAHLKSRQLELLRAEGVLADDGRVRLAEVRHRF
- a CDS encoding TIGR02569 family protein, whose protein sequence is MTVDGPPEHVLAAFGLTGVQPVPLGSSWEGGWRCGEVVLSMVADHARAAWSAKVRETLFVDGVRLARPVRSTDGRYVVAGWRADTFVAGSPEPRHDEVVSAAVRLHEATAKLERPRFLTQPPVAPWTDVDVFIAADRAAWEERPLHSLPPGARVAPGSADGQRSIELLNQLATLRRPTKSPSQLVHGDLYGTVLFAGTAAPGITDITPYWRPASWGAGVAVVDALSWGEADDGLIERWNALPEWPQMLLRALMFRIAVHALHPRSTAAAFPGLARTAALVRLVI
- the moeZ gene encoding adenylyltransferase/sulfurtransferase MoeZ; amino-acid sequence: MSTPLPPLVEPAAELTREEVARYSRHLIIPDLGVDGQKRLKNARVLVIGAGGLGSPALLYLAAAGVGTIGIIDFDVVDESNLQRQVIHGQADIGRPKAQSARDSILEINPLIDVRLHEFRLEPENAVDLFAQYDLILDGTDNFATRYLVNDAAVLAGKPYVWGSIYRFEGQISVFWEDAPNGAGLNYRDLYPEPPPPGMVPSCAEGGVLGILCASVGSVMGTEAIKLITGIGEPLLGRLMVYDALEMSYRTIKIRKDPATPKITELIDYEEFCGVVSDVATEAAADSTITPLELRELMDSGKPLALIDVREPVEWEINRIDGAELIPKSAFESGEALAKLPVDRTPVFYCKTGVRSAEVLAIAKKAGFSDAMHVQGGIVAWGKQLEPDMVMY
- a CDS encoding DUF3152 domain-containing protein, which codes for MTHDSERRVGSRVPALRNEWREPLRAQRDPLSEGSGRIRSNRDEHRRVRKQTWLGRFVSTYGWRAYALPVLMVLTLVVVYQTITGTSAPEPEQLEGPVQGPPTIGAASTAIIGAPPKGLTEFDANLPTGILPAGGPFTQAGAKTWHVVPGAAPQVGEGTAKVFTYTVEVEDGIDTTTFGGDDGFARMVSETLANPKSWTHNPQFAFIRVDDTSGIQPDFRVSLTTPMTIREGCGYDIQLEASCYNPAYADGQPRVFVNEARWVRGAVPFQGDVGSYRQYLINHEVGHAIGYQRHEQCPENGELAPIMMQQTFSTNNNDAARFDPGTVNPDGKTCRFNPWPYPIA